The Oikeobacillus pervagus genome segment ATACCGGGGATGGCTGTCATGAGTTCATGGTATCTTTTAGGGCCTTCTAACAAATGATAAATGATTACACCTATCCAACGTTTCCCGATAAATTCAATGGTATCATGGAATTCATTGCACATATTTTGCTGCTCTTTTTCTGAACAATGGACTTGTTTTGAATTTTCCATTATAAAAACCCCTGTTTTTTATTATTTTTTTTATCATATCATAGAAGTTATTCCTTGATAAATTATACTTACTAATAGTAAGCTATATTTTGTACTTACTTAAGGTAAGTTAAATAAAGGAGGAATCAATTTATGTCTAATTTATCCACCATTATTAAGGAACGCCATTCGGTGAGAAAATATAATCCAACGGTTAAAATTGCTCGTGAAGAAATATTGGGGATGCTTCAAGAAGCGACATTAGCTCCATCTTCTAGCAACCTACAACCTTGGGAATTTATTGTAATCGATGACCCAGAAGTGAAAAAAGAATTAAGGCTGATTGCCATGAACCAAGAACAAGTTGAAACATCATCAGCTGTTATTGCGGTACTTGGTGATAAAGAAATGTATCATAACATTGACCAAGTGTATCGCAGTAGCTATGAAGCGGGATTTATGGATAAAGCGAACATGGAACGCTTAATCGCGAGCTCGAAAAACGCTTACCCGAATGCTTCAGAGGAAATTCGCAAAAATATTGCTTCCTTTGATGCCGGGCTCATTTCAATGCAATTGATGCTTATTGCAAAAGATAGAGGATATGATACTGTCCCGATGGGGGGCTTTGATAAAGCGAAATTTGCAGAAAGATTCGATGTTCCTGAACGCTATTTTCCAATCGTGTTAATTGCTTTAGGAAAGGCGGCAGCACCAGCCTTTAAAACAACTCGAATTCCATTAGGAGAAAAAGTTCGTTTCGTGTAAGACGAAATCTTCATTCAGTGGGGGCTCTTCATCCCCCACTGATAGTAAAATCTTCATATCCTTCATTAGAAAGTAATCTCTCATTACGTAATTCCCTTTTTTGATTGGCTTACCCATATGACTAAAAGTGTCATTTTTAAAATTCTCTCTATAAAATTACATGATTCACAACCCAAGTTTACTTTTATTTTCAAAAATATGGTTTTAATTTATCCTGCTATAGATATGTTTTTGAAGTGAATAAGAATAATATCTTATTTTTAATCCATATGGTTTAGATGAAGTGAATAAGGTTAGGTAGATAGAATGACTTTCTTCTGTATGGAGTGGGGAAATTTATCATTTGGATAGAAGTTACTCTGTTTCTAGGAAGAACCGCTTAGTTCTGAAGTAGGAATGAAAGGAGTGGTTAGATAGGGGAGGCTTGTCATATTCTTGTCATTATTATATTTTTGAACAAATAAACGGATAATGTCGATTCATTGATATTGTTTCATTATATAAGTTTGATAGAATATTTAAATAAGATCATCTTTTTTACGGACAAATAACTATTTTGAATAACGGGGGATTCTTTATGAAATTGGAGGAACAGCTGATTTATAAAGAGTATTACATATCGTTTTTAGAGGGAAAGGAGGGAGATCATCCTGTTGCAATTCTTGGGGACGCCTATTTCAAGGAACAAGAAAAAGAAAGATTTGACTTGTCCTATATTCGATTTGCACAAGGTGAAGTCTATTATCATCATAAAGACTATGAGACGGCCATTTTTAAATGGGGCCAAATTCAGAACGAGCTTCAAGGGTGGGCTCGAAAGAATATGGGAGATGCCTATTTTGAATTAGGGATGTTTACGAATGCGGAAGAATTATATAAATCCATTAAGACAGATAATTCTACCCTTCAGTCGGAGATCGCTTTGCAATTATTTACTTTGTATATAAAAGAAGGAAGGCAACATTTTGCAAATGATACGATCCAAAAAGCCCTTTCATTAAATCCTGATTATCCTAATGTTACGACGATCGCTCGCACTT includes the following:
- a CDS encoding nitroreductase family protein, whose translation is MSNLSTIIKERHSVRKYNPTVKIAREEILGMLQEATLAPSSSNLQPWEFIVIDDPEVKKELRLIAMNQEQVETSSAVIAVLGDKEMYHNIDQVYRSSYEAGFMDKANMERLIASSKNAYPNASEEIRKNIASFDAGLISMQLMLIAKDRGYDTVPMGGFDKAKFAERFDVPERYFPIVLIALGKAAAPAFKTTRIPLGEKVRFV